GTTGAAGTTATCTATAGTATGACTTATAGGCTCACCTGTCTCGAATAATTGTAGCAAGTCTTCATCGTTGACATCCATTCGTTCGTTCTCTTTAATTTCCAATACGGCCTGACACAATGTTTGCAGATCATAAGAACGCGCTTTGATTTTCTCTTCAGAAGCTGTTCTTTTGACATCGCATACCATACGACCTGCGAAGAAATCGAGCCACTTGCGACCACTGCCGTGTGCAGACAAGCGTACGCGGCCCAAACGAGACCATTGCGGCACTTTGAGTGCTGAAATGCGATCGGTAATCACATCCAACTGGCAATCAATGGCATCGAATATGACTATTAAATCGGCATCTACTTGTTGATACATTGCAAGGAACCACATCAGTAGCGCTCGCTCATTGTCATGCTTCACGACGTTTATAGCTTTGAATTTTGCTAACTTAGCTTTGAGATCGAATGGCCAAGCAGCCATTACCGGGCGAGTAATACCACACATACTCCTATTGAAAGCAGGTTGTGGCGCGCGTCGATCGATGTGGAAGCGATTGTGTACCAGCATGGAAATCATGCAGATTTCATTTTTAAGTGATTTGGGATTAAGCGCCGTCCGTACGTTTAATGTGAGCAGTGtaagtggtggtggtggtgcggGTTTGAGTTCTTCCGTAAGTACGATAGACTTTGGATCGTTAACGGTGACATCAGAGTTGCACCAGCTTATTGGCGCTGGATTTGTTGAGAATTGCTTCAGTGTTAGCCAGCAAGGACCTTTAATTTTTCGGTCGAGCAGAAAACGTTCTAGTGCCGTAGTGTTGGCTCCGAAGATATGGGcaattgaattatattttttctttaaatttggtGGCGGCTTTTTGCCGTCGTAATGTATctgtaaagcaaaaaaattagaattataCAGTTTGCAATCATAataagaaatatgcatattcagTAATTACCTCCATATAGTCGCAAACTTGCGGCACATCAATGCCAATAGAGTGATTGCCAAAGTTTTTGGTAACCTTACGAGATCTAAATCCATCTAATTTAAGTTCTACAGAAATTTCCTCATCGAATTCCTTATATAAATCGCTTAATTGAACAAGTTTGTCTGTCGGCTCCTTAGTAATTGGGTCGAGTaactgcaataaaaattaaacggtTCACAAAAGGTTCAATATTTTATGTTCcaataactcacatattttcTTGGTAAAAGGTACAGTACGCGATCTATCTTTCCAACTCGCACACAAATTGATTTGTTTTCTGATGAGCGACCGAACAAAAAAACTTCGCCGGGACATTTATTGGGGTCTTCCCAGGCTTCCCAATACCAAAATTTAATTGTATCTTCTTTACATGCCGCATTCATTGCTGAATCATTTTCACCATTTGTGGTTTCCTCCTCAAAGTTGTCCATCTGACATATTTGCTCCCAGTTGCTTAATAAGTTTTGTAAGTCGTCAGCATCTTTCACAGGCGCTACTTTTGATTGTATAATTTTCTTTGGCGAGACTTCACTTACGTCGTTTGCGACATCCGTAACTTTCTCAAATTGAGCATTGCTGTCTTGCAAACTACTAAAGTCGATATCATCATCTGGGAAGTCATTTCCACCTAACGGCGTTTCGATTCCAACATTTGACTTTTCGACTGGCTTTTCAGACAAATTTGTTACCACCTTTTCGGCTGGAACCGCAACAGTTTCTTTAACGGGCGCCAGCCCTTTCACCTGTTTTGCTATGTCTGTCTTTTCAAAGATCTCTttcgatttttccaaaatctttttattaggcACTGTAGGTTTCGGTTTGAGAATACTGTCCAATAATTCATCGTCACTAGTTTTGTCAGTACTTTTTACTGTTTCcgccatttttatattatttataaaattattcatgTAATCGTTAGCAAGTGTAGCGTCAGATTTTCTGGTTGATTTGCTTAAAATTCGTGCTGGTGCTATGTGTTTTTTAGGTACTGTCTCTGTCTCTGAAACACCTTGAGCAGCTTTTGATGTTGAACTTTTGGGTTTGTCGTGTAATTCGCCTAAAATATCTGCCAGTATATTATCTTCAGCCAATGATGTCATTTGAGTCTTCTTGGGCACAGCATTACTGAAGAGATTACGTATTGAACCCTTTCCCTTCACTGGTTTTTCAGTGTCTCGTAGACGCTTGCGgctatttttcttgcttttatctTTCTTGTCTGCAACTTCATCTTCAGAATAGTCATCCTCATCTTCGAAAAAATCGCGGCCGTCTTCAGCATATCCAGTACCATCTgcatgtttttttaatatttactttacgGTTGAATACTATCATAGAGTTTCCAATTGCATGACGCTTACCTTCCTCAATCCAATCATTGCCGTACTTTTCCCTTGCACGTTTGGCATACTCACGCTCATCAACGACTTCATATACATCATCCACTTCCTCTTCAACTTCGTATTTGTGCTTATTGCCTTTCAATTGTTTCAACCGTTCCAATGCAGCGAATCGACCTGCTTTGTCCACGCGTTGTCGTTTTGCTCTAGGTTCACCTGGTagataataattataaacacatcttttttttaacaatttatcaCTATTATTACTTGGAGAGTCAGCCATTTTGCTCAGCAATAGTTTATACAATCTGTACAAATTTAGTAAGTcaactgaataaaaataatgtacaatTAGCTGagcatacaaaaaaatgcagaaaatatgACAACTTTAAAACTAATGGCgggaaaaacaaaacaaagggCGCTGCTAACACAGAgatgtattttattttgcttaggGTGGCTGTTTCTTATATATTTGGCAGtaaagtataaatatgtactaaacAGTTAAACAGGAAATTAAAATGTGACATATTGattaatattaagtaaaaattggtAGTAactaatatttgcaattttatttaaaaagtattaaaaaaaagggattttgttgtgatatttattttaaaaaattgtagcaATAGTAATTTGgtttaatttgatatttttgcttttttgttaatGATATTTACAAACTGTATTTAtagttgaaaaacttttttgcttacaatctttattttttcttctgctCGCACTTTTCCGGTTTGTAGTGATGCCTAGCACATAACCTCACAATATGTCAACGATCTTATCATCGTTAAGCTGTCTTATTTGTGTCGTTTTGAATTCGATCTCCTTTTCAAAGAGTATTTGTTCACGCAACATCTCATCACGTTCCCGTTGTAATTTTACTTCAAGTAATTCTAACCGTTTTTGCTCCACCGCAATGCGATATCGGTGTAGTTCCTGTTGACGCTGACGGAAGCCACCTTGATTTTGTGTACATTTTGGCTTGCCAGTTTCTTTTGGTATTTCTGCTACCGCAAGCTCTAAACAATTTTCACAGTTTTGTGCACTGAGCGTACTTGAACGCCTACAAGACTTCTTAATCGTTTGCAGTTGTTCGCTATTTCGTTCTGGTTTCTGTGTTGCTTTTGTCGTGTTCTTGATGATGCAAGTCTGCTGTGTGCCGTCTACTTTATCCTTAGTCATGGCACAACAATAATCCGCATCGAAGTCTGGTGTTTCGCCAATTTCATGATCagccaaaaatacaaaatctgAAAACGACGGATAATTTCTTGCCATTTGCGTTGTTTCAAAAGAGTTATCGGTGCCTTCCTCGACACATTCATCTGAGTTCTCCTGCGATTTTGTTTCATCGTAATTGTAAGTATCATCTTCTATAGTTTctgatttgatttcattttccTCAATTGTATTTACTTGCGGTTCCTCCACTATTGCTTCCTGTTCTACTGGCAAGCAATAAACTTCCAACTTGATGGCTTCCTTCGGTGACTCGTGGAATAGCTTAGTTAAGTTCTCGCATGAAGGTTTTGGTGTATCCACGTTATGGCATGTACTTAATTCTTCTTTCGAGCAATCATAAAGTTTGCGCAAATTGGGTACATCATCATCCTCTGCTTCCTCTTCATCGCTATTCGGTTTGGCGGCCAACGCGGAAATCATGCGATTCCAATGCTTTTTCTTTGATATTGCGCCGGTATTACGCGGATAGTTCTTATCCATTTTGGCATATCGATAGTTTACCACAACTGTACGGTAAGTTTCTTTCTCCGTTGATGGTAACCAGTTAGTCTTCTCTGCGCCATTAGACGAATTCgctttgtttttcaaatgagAAGCATGACTGCTATCACTATTTTCTTCCGCTAAAAAGTGGAACAGCTGTTTGCTATAAatgtttttgcataaatattgcAAGATTGTTACCATTGGTCTCACTAGTTTTTGAGTACATGATGTGCGATATTTTAAGtaagctt
The sequence above is drawn from the Bactrocera tryoni isolate S06 chromosome 1, CSIRO_BtryS06_freeze2, whole genome shotgun sequence genome and encodes:
- the LOC120777129 gene encoding DNA polymerase alpha catalytic subunit, whose product is MADSPSEPRAKRQRVDKAGRFAALERLKQLKGNKHKYEVEEEVDDVYEVVDEREYAKRAREKYGNDWIEEDGTGYAEDGRDFFEDEDDYSEDEVADKKDKSKKNSRKRLRDTEKPVKGKGSIRNLFSNAVPKKTQMTSLAEDNILADILGELHDKPKSSTSKAAQGVSETETVPKKHIAPARILSKSTRKSDATLANDYMNNFINNIKMAETVKSTDKTSDDELLDSILKPKPTVPNKKILEKSKEIFEKTDIAKQVKGLAPVKETVAVPAEKVVTNLSEKPVEKSNVGIETPLGGNDFPDDDIDFSSLQDSNAQFEKVTDVANDVSEVSPKKIIQSKVAPVKDADDLQNLLSNWEQICQMDNFEEETTNGENDSAMNAACKEDTIKFWYWEAWEDPNKCPGEVFLFGRSSENKSICVRVGKIDRVLYLLPRKYLLDPITKEPTDKLVQLSDLYKEFDEEISVELKLDGFRSRKVTKNFGNHSIGIDVPQVCDYMEIHYDGKKPPPNLKKKYNSIAHIFGANTTALERFLLDRKIKGPCWLTLKQFSTNPAPISWCNSDVTVNDPKSIVLTEELKPAPPPPLTLLTLNVRTALNPKSLKNEICMISMLVHNRFHIDRRAPQPAFNRSMCGITRPVMAAWPFDLKAKLAKFKAINVVKHDNERALLMWFLAMYQQVDADLIVIFDAIDCQLDVITDRISALKVPQWSRLGRVRLSAHGSGRKWLDFFAGRMVCDVKRTASEEKIKARSYDLQTLCQAVLEIKENERMDVNDEDLLQLFETGDGVLKLITLTMQDASYILRMMYKLDLLPLALQITNICGNTMTRTLQHGRSERIEFLLLHAFTEKNYIVPDKKKREWSENNTTIIDGEGNETSAPAASSGRKKAAYSGGMVLDPIAGLYDKYILLMDFNSLYPSIIQEYNICFTTVQQPYNSDDLPQLPDSNVELGILPQQLRRLVQSRREVKKLMAKPDVAPELLKQYDIRQWALKITANAMYGCLGAGHSRFAAQHLAALVTHKGREILMNTKSLVQKMSYEVVYGDTDSIMVNTNILDYDQVFTIGNGIKQSVNKMYRQVELGIDGVFSCLLLLKKKKYAAMIVEKDTKTGALKKVQEQKGLDIVRRDWSQLAIMVGRIVLDEILSEKQLDEKLDAVHSHLEKIRDQVETDAVPLPMYIITKQLSKAPTEFNNAISQPHVQVALRMNSTRNRRYKKGDMVDYVICQDGTNNPATQRGYHLDEVKSSETLKLDKQYYLAHQIHPVVTRMVDVLEGTDASRVAESLGLDPSKFRAAAQRAHQERVEDTTGESLVKTTLQKYRECDKFKFVCIACKSENIVATAFRPNATNSHDAVLQKCVNTDCSTAPYQYIVAIRNRLLLSIRSYIKRFYQNWLVCDDPSCNQNTRFYTHVTAGNRPICPFCKAGSLVRQYSERNLYQQLSYFQYMFDLSKYQHKHVPLTPETEAAYQMLFDTVNQQLEKSAFCTISLGKLFSYFKPLEQSDEISHKKIEIPQLETQVATSLE
- the LOC120771603 gene encoding uncharacterized protein LOC120771603, with amino-acid sequence MYSKTSETNAEENSDSSHASHLKNKANSSNGAEKTNWLPSTEKETYRTVVVNYRYAKMDKNYPRNTGAISKKKHWNRMISALAAKPNSDEEEAEDDDVPNLRKLYDCSKEELSTCHNVDTPKPSCENLTKLFHESPKEAIKLEVYCLPVEQEAIVEEPQVNTIEENEIKSETIEDDTYNYDETKSQENSDECVEEGTDNSFETTQMARNYPSFSDFVFLADHEIGETPDFDADYCCAMTKDKVDGTQQTCIIKNTTKATQKPERNSEQLQTIKKSCRRSSTLSAQNCENCLELAVAEIPKETGKPKCTQNQGGFRQRQQELHRYRIAVEQKRLELLEVKLQRERDEMLREQILFEKEIEFKTTQIRQLNDDKIVDIL